TTCTACAGCGCGACTGAGGGTAAATTTACTATAGGGCATAATTTGTATTTCCTCATATATAGCAATTCTAAATGAGTTATAAATCATTGCCCCTCATCCCCCTACCCCCTTCTCCCACAGGAGAAGGGGAAAAGTCACTCTCCCGTGGGAGAGGGATTTAGGGAGAGGGCTTTTTCTATTTCACAACTCAAATGGACTTGCTATATTACTAATATATTAAAATGTGGGCTAAAATGAGATGAACCTGTTTTTGTCGAATAGCTTGTATGACTATGCAACCTCAACACGACCGTATCATTATCTTTGATACCACTCTCCGCGACGGCGAACAATGTCCAGGGGCAACTCTGAATGGTGATGAAAAACTGGTGATTGCTAAACAACTGGCTCGTCTGGGAGTAGATGTGATTGAGGCCGGTTTTCCGTTTGCAAGTCCGGGGGATTTTGATGCGGTGCAGAAGATTGCCGCAACGGTGGGAACCGAAATGGGGCCAACGATTTGTGGGTTGGCGAGAGCAACGCGCCAGGATATTAAGGCGGCGGCTGATGCGGTGAAACCGGCGGCTAAACCGCGAATTCATACGTTTATTGCGACTTCGGATATTCATTTGCAATATAAGCTGAAGAAGAGTCGGGAAGAGGTGCTGAAAATTGCACCGGAAATGGTGGCTTATGCCAAGTCATTTGTGGATGATGTGGAGTTTTCGCCGGAGGATGCGGGACGCTCTGATCCGGAGTTTTTGTATCAGATTTTGGAGGTGGCGATCGCCGCTGGCGCAACCACGGTTAATATTCCCGATACGGTGGGATACACGACTCCAGCCGAGTTTGGGGCGCTCATTCGCGGCATTAAGGAGAATGTGCCCAATATTGACCAGGCGATTATTTCGGTTCACGGCCATAATGATTTGGGTTTGGCAGTGGCTAATTTCTTGTCGGCAGTGGAAAATGGCGCTCGGCAACTCGAATGTACGATTAATGGCATTGGCGAGCGGGCCGGAAATGCGGCTCTGGAGGAGTTGGTGATGGCTCTGCATGTGCGCCGTCAGTATTATAATCCCTTCTTTGGCCGCGCTCCGGAGTCTACGGAACCCCTGACACAGATCGATACGAAGCAAATTTATAAGAGTTCGCGGTTGGTGTCGAATTTGACGGGAATGTTGGTGCAGCCGAATAAGGCGATTGTGGGGGCGAATGCCTTTGCCCATGAGTCGGGAATTCACCAGGATGGGGTGCTGAAGAATAAGCTCACCTATGAAATTATGGATGCTGAGTCCATCGGTTTGAGCGAAAATCAGATTGTTTTGGGTAAACATTCGGGCCGCCATGCCTTCAGTAACCGGCTGCAAGAGTTGGGTTTTGAGTTGTCGGAGACGGATTTAAATAAGGCGTTTGTGCGCTTTAAGGAGTTGGCGGATAAGAAGAAGGAGATCAGCGACTGGGATATTGAGGCGATCGCCAATGATGAGATTCAACAAGCCCCAGACTTCTTCCGGTTGGAATTGGTACAGGTGTCCTGTGGAGACAATTCGCGACCAACGGCAACGGTAACGTTACGGACTCCGGAAG
The DNA window shown above is from Roseofilum capinflatum BLCC-M114 and carries:
- a CDS encoding 2-isopropylmalate synthase, whose amino-acid sequence is MQPQHDRIIIFDTTLRDGEQCPGATLNGDEKLVIAKQLARLGVDVIEAGFPFASPGDFDAVQKIAATVGTEMGPTICGLARATRQDIKAAADAVKPAAKPRIHTFIATSDIHLQYKLKKSREEVLKIAPEMVAYAKSFVDDVEFSPEDAGRSDPEFLYQILEVAIAAGATTVNIPDTVGYTTPAEFGALIRGIKENVPNIDQAIISVHGHNDLGLAVANFLSAVENGARQLECTINGIGERAGNAALEELVMALHVRRQYYNPFFGRAPESTEPLTQIDTKQIYKSSRLVSNLTGMLVQPNKAIVGANAFAHESGIHQDGVLKNKLTYEIMDAESIGLSENQIVLGKHSGRHAFSNRLQELGFELSETDLNKAFVRFKELADKKKEISDWDIEAIANDEIQQAPDFFRLELVQVSCGDNSRPTATVTLRTPEGEELTDAAIGTGPVDAIYKAINRVINVPNKLIEFSVQSVTAGIDAIGEVTIRVQHEDRVYSGHAANTDIVVASAHAYVNALNRLSEALKKDRLHAQHETAVV